The proteins below come from a single Leptidea sinapis chromosome 20, ilLepSina1.1, whole genome shotgun sequence genomic window:
- the LOC126970129 gene encoding protein transport protein Sec24C isoform X2: MMNPQYSPPGQNNNAPSNPLGFPPSSQEYNGVPNANIYSQMPPSGPMGKPLENDMNQKMQNMTLNGPPGFQSIPSSQLPPGQFPPTSNFNAQVPPGFKQMQPGRPSIGDAPQQFHPTNSQMPPLSASGPQGPGLDNSTHSSKPSPSPGFVNQPDIANKSEHVSRMPQIPGQNQSNQGGMQQQGPGQLSRESTPGLNQNQFSQASAMFGPPSASKQAAQLGQQSQANSMPSSEQQGLHSGNYTQALPPHSQPSMQPAMQKSGLPPQLNQPNMLQQSPSVPAPQSGEVSQPGLNRPPGMLPQTGMPPQQQSLHQGMPSQQTGMKPGMPQQLAMSQQQGMFPQSGMASQQGMPQQLIQQPVMNAPQANMPPKANQSGLPPIPGLHPQRATPSQQGMPPQPGMPLQQRMAQQPGMPSQPGMPPQPVLHQQTRMPPQPGMPPQPGLPPQPGMPRQQGMPSQPGMQPQQGMPPQPGMPPQPGMPPQPGMPPQPGMPPQLGMPPQPGMPPQPGMPPQPGMPPQPGMHQQPGLHQQPGMPPSSQYNQYSPSLPGMPHMPPPLSQQPQYPAQNQSGYNGPPSNAQYPGVAGQQQGYAPGSGYPPPFPAQQAGYGQQYQQPPQKKLDPDQMPSPIQVMLDDQQNRGGVFVTNDKGLVPPLVTTDFIVDDRGNASPRFIRSSMYSVPVTADLLKQTAIPFCLVISPMAETVGSEQEPPLIDFAALTGSSAMGPVRCSRCKAYICPNMKFIDSGRHFKCSFCKATTEVPMEYTQYINTMQQYGRTPAELALGAYEIVATKEYCRNNTLPNPPAVVFVIDVSYNSVKSGLLHTICNNIMDIIQSMPKDENTQKCMTRVGFITYSSTVHFYNIKGSLGQPQMLSVGDVADMFVPLVEGFLVDAEGSAAVLEALLQQIPAQFADNKQTEIVLLPAVQAGLEALKAAETSGQLLVFHTSLPTYNAPGKLINREDRKLLGTDKEKQILSPQTTAYNELGQSCSAAGVCVELFICNNSYGDLATVGQLARLTGGQVHKYTYFTADTDGERLCRDVQRVVSRNNAHDAVMRVRTSTGVRATDFYGHFFMSNTTDVELAAVDADKAIGVEIKHDDKLTSEDGVYIQVALLYTHRSGQRRLRVLNLALAVAHQLADVYRSAELDVLVNFLTKQAVWASRETPPRAIRDGLTGRCARSLAAYRRHCASPSSVGQLVLPESMKLLPLYTSCLLRSDAIAGGPDLTCDDRSCAQYRALTADVGLSVVYTYPRLLPLHSLPHEQPTPLRASIDKMNERGVYLLENGVHMLVWVGSQAAGDWVRDVFGVDGPHALDTSVTELPARDNDTSEAVRDVLRDATRRRRSAMRLQVVLQGEKAEGAFRKLLLEDRGCDGTLSYIEYLMEIHKTVQKMI; the protein is encoded by the exons ATGATGAATCCACAATATTCTCCGCCTGGGCAAAACAACAATGCACCAAGTAATCCCTTGGGGTTCCCTCCATCATCACAAGAATACAATGGGGTTCCAAATGCCAATATATATAGTCAAATGCCACCAAGTGGACCCATGGGAAAACCTCTAGAAAATGATATGAACCAGAAAATGCAGAATATGACATTAAATGGTCCTCCAGGCTTCCAAAGTATTCCATCATCTCAACTTCCACCTGGCCAGTTTCCtccaacttcaaattttaatgCGCAAGTTCCACCGGGTTTTAAACAAATGCAACCTGGTAGACCTTCAATTGGTGATGCTCCTCAGCAATTTCACCCTACAAATAGCCAAATGCCACCATTATCTGCATCTGGACCTCAAGGACCTGGCTTAGATAACTCAACACATAGTTCAAAACCATCACCTTCACCAGGTTTTGTAAATCAACCTGACATAGCTAATAAATCAGAGCATGTGTCGAGAATGCCACAGATTCCTGGTCAAAACCAATCTAATCAAGGTGGAATGCAACAGCAAGGACCTGGACAATTAAGTCGTGAATCTACACCTGGtctaaatcaaaatcagttttcACAGGCAAGTGCTATGTTTGGGCCACCATCTGCTTCTAAACAAGCAGCTCAGTTGGGACAGCAGAGCCAAGCAAATTCTATGCCTTCATCAGAACAGCAAGGCCTACATTCAGGAAACTACACTCAAGCATTACCCCCACATTCTCAGCCTAGTATGCAACCTGCAATGCAGAAAAGTGGCTTACCTCCACAATTAAATCAACCAAATATGCTTCAGCAATCACCATCTGTGCCAGCTCCTCAATCAGGAGAAGTATCTCAACCAGGATTGAATAGGCCTCCAGGAATGCTACCACAAACGGGAATGCCTCCTCAGCAACAGTCACTTCATCAAGGCATGCCATCCCAACAAACGGGAATGAAACCGGGAATGCCACAACAGCTGGCAATGTCTCAACAACAAGGAATGTTTCCTCAGTCAGGGATGGCTTCACAGCAAGGAATGCCTCAACAACTGATACAACAGCCTGTTATGAATGCGCCTCAAGCCAACATGCCACCCAAGGCAAATCAATCAGGTCTGCCCCCTATACCAGGGTTGCATCCTCAACGAGCAACACCATCTCAACAAGGAATGCCGCCACAACCAGGAATGCCACTGCAACAACGAATGGCACAGCAACCAGGAATGCCCTCGCAACCAGGAATGCCCCCTCAACCAGTACTGCATCAGCAGACTAGAATGCCCCCACAACCAGGAATGCCTCCTCAACCGGGGTTACCACCGCAACCAGGAATGCCTCGTCAACAAGGGATGCCTTCTCAACCAGGGATGCAGCCACAACAAGGAATGCCTCCTCAACCAGGGATGCCGCCACAACCAGGAATGCCTCCTCAACCAGGAATGCCTCCTCAACCAGGGATGCCTCCTCAACTAGGGATGCCGCCACAACCAGGAATGCCTCCTCAACCAGGGATGCCGCCACAACCAGGAATGCCTCCTCAACCAGGGATGCATCAGCAGCCTGGATTGCATCAACAACCAGGGATGCCTCCATCATCACAATACAATCAATACAGTCCGTCTCTACCCGGCATGCCACACATGCCGCCGCCGCTGTCCCAACAACCACAGTATCCTGCACAGAATCAAAGTGGTTATAATGGACCGCCTTCAAATGCACAGTACCCAG GAGTGGCGGGCCAGCAGCAGGGCTACGCGCCCGGTTCGGGCTATCCCCCCCCGTTCCCCGCGCAGCAGGCCGGCTACGGGCAGCAATACCAACAGCCGCCACAGAAGAAACTTGACCCGGACCAGATGCCGAGCCCG ATCCAAGTGATGCTAGATGACCAGCAGAACCGCGGCGGTGTGTTCGTCACCAACGACAAGGGGCTGGTACCGCCGCTCGTCACTACAGACTTCATCGTTGACGACAGGGGAAATGCTA GTCCAAGGTTCATCAGGTCTTCGATGTACAGTGTGCCGGTGACGGCTGATCTACTGAAGCAGACCGCGATTCCCTTCTGCTTGGTG ATATCCCCAATGGCGGAGACCGTAGGCAGCGAACAAGAGCCGCCGTTGATAGACTTCGCGGCGCTAACCGGCTCGTCTGCGATGGGCCCCGTTCGCTGCAGTCGCTGCAAGGCCTACATCTGTCCCAATATGAAGTTCATCGACTCAGGCAGACACTTCAAGTGCTCCTTCTGCAAGGCTACCACAGAAG TGCCAATGGAGTACACGCAGTATATCAACACGATGCAGCAGTATGGCCGTACGCCAGCCGAGCTCGCGTTAGGCGCCTACGAGATAGTGGCCACCAAGGAGTACTGCCGG AATAACACGCTGCCGAACCCACCTGCCGTTGTGTTCGTGATCGATGTGTCCTACAACTCAGTGAAGAGCGGTTTGCTACACACCATATGTAACAACATCATGGATATCATACAG tcAATGCCGAAGGACGAAAATACACAGAAATGCATGACCCGAGTTGGCTTCATCACATATAGCTCCACCGTACACTTCTACAACATTAAG gGCAGTTTAGGGCAGCCACAGATGCTGTCGGTGGGTGACGTGGCTGACATGTTCGTGCCGCTGGTTGAAGGGTTCCTGGTGGATGCGGAAGGCAGCGCCGCCGTGCTGGAAGCGCTCCTGCAGCAGATCCCGGCGCAGTTCGCCGACAATAAGCAGACTGAGATAGTGCTGCTACCCGCCGTGCAG GCAGGACTGGAGGCGTTGAAAGCCGCTGAGACGAGCGGACAGCTGCTCGTGTTCCACACGTCGTTGCCGACGTACAACGCGCCGGGGAAACTGATCAACAGGGAAGACAGGAAACTGCTCGGCACTGACAAGGAGAAACAGATATtaa GTCCGCAGACGACGGCGTACAACGAGCTGGGTCAGAGCTGCTCGGCGGCCGGCGTGTGTGTTGAGTTGTTCATTTGTAATAACTCATACGGCGACCTGGCCACCGTAGGCCAGCTGGCGAGACTCACCGGCGGACAGGTGCACAAGTACACGTACTTCACG GCTGATACCGACGGCGAGCGTCTGTGCCGCGACGTTCAGCGCGTGGTGAGCCGGAACAACGCGCACGACGCGGTGATGCGCGTGCGCACCTCCACCGGCGTGCGTGCCACCGACTTCTACGGACACTTCTTCATGTCCAACACCACTGACGTCGAGCTAGCTGCTGTCG ACGCAGACAAGGCGATAGGTGTTGAAATAAAGCACGACGACAAGTTGACGAGTGAGGACGGTGTGTACATCCAGGTGGCGCTGCTGTACACGCACCGCTCGGGCCAGCGGCGCCTGCGCGTGCTCAACCTGGCGCTGGCCGTGGCGCACCAGCTGGCTGACGTGTACCGCTCCGCAGAGCTCGACGTGCTCGTCAACTTCCTCACCAAgcaag CCGTGTGGGCCAGTCGCGAGACTCCGCCGCGTGCGATCCGTGACGGGTTGACGGGGCGCTGTGCTCGCTCGCTGGCCGCGTACCGGCGCCACTGTGCCTCGCCGTCGTCCGTGGGCCAGCTGGTGCTGCCAGAGTCCATGAAGCTGCTGCCGCTCTACACCAGCTGTCTGCTGCGATCCGACGCCATCGCTGGCG ggCCCGACCTGACGTGCGACGACCGGTCGTGCGCCCAGTACCGCGCGCTCACGGCCGACGTGGGTCTGTCCGTGGTGTACACGTACCCGCGCCTGCTGCCGCTCCACTCGCTGCCGCACGAGCAGCCCACGCCGCTGCGAGCGTCCATCGACAAGATGAACGAGCGCGGCGTCTACCTGCTGG
- the LOC126970129 gene encoding protein transport protein Sec24C isoform X3, translating to MMNPQYSPPGQNNNAPSNPLGFPPSSQEYNGVPNANIYSQMPPSGPMGKPLENDMNQKMQNMTLNGPPGFQSIPSSQLPPGQFPPTSNFNAQVPPGFKQMQPGRPSIGDAPQQFHPTNSQMPPLSASGPQGPGLDNSTHSSKPSPSPGFVNQPDIANKSEHVSRMPQIPGQNQSNQGGMQQQGPGQLSRESTPGLNQNQFSQASAMFGPPSASKQAAQLGQQSQANSMPSSEQQGLHSGNYTQALPPHSQPSMQPAMQKSGLPPQLNQPNMLQQSPSVPAPQSGEVSQPGLNRPPGMLPQTGMPPQQQSLHQGMPSQQTGMKPGMPQQLAMSQQQGMFPQSGMASQQGMPQQLIQQPVMNAPQANMPPKANQSGLPPIPGLHPQRATPSQQGMPPQPGMPLQQRMAQQPGMPSQPGMPPQPVLHQQTRMPPQPGMPPQPGLPPQPGMPRQQGMPSQPGMQPQQGMPPQPGMPPQPGMPPQPGMPPQPGMPPSSQYNQYSPSLPGMPHMPPPLSQQPQYPAQNQSGYNGPPSNAQYPGVAGQQQGYAPGSGYPPPFPAQQAGYGQQYQQPPQKKLDPDQMPSPIQVMLDDQQNRGGVFVTNDKGLVPPLVTTDFIVDDRGNASPRFIRSSMYSVPVTADLLKQTAIPFCLVISPMAETVGSEQEPPLIDFAALTGSSAMGPVRCSRCKAYICPNMKFIDSGRHFKCSFCKATTEVPMEYTQYINTMQQYGRTPAELALGAYEIVATKEYCRNNTLPNPPAVVFVIDVSYNSVKSGLLHTICNNIMDIIQSMPKDENTQKCMTRVGFITYSSTVHFYNIKGSLGQPQMLSVGDVADMFVPLVEGFLVDAEGSAAVLEALLQQIPAQFADNKQTEIVLLPAVQAGLEALKAAETSGQLLVFHTSLPTYNAPGKLINREDRKLLGTDKEKQILSPQTTAYNELGQSCSAAGVCVELFICNNSYGDLATVGQLARLTGGQVHKYTYFTADTDGERLCRDVQRVVSRNNAHDAVMRVRTSTGVRATDFYGHFFMSNTTDVELAAVDADKAIGVEIKHDDKLTSEDGVYIQVALLYTHRSGQRRLRVLNLALAVAHQLADVYRSAELDVLVNFLTKQAVWASRETPPRAIRDGLTGRCARSLAAYRRHCASPSSVGQLVLPESMKLLPLYTSCLLRSDAIAGGPDLTCDDRSCAQYRALTADVGLSVVYTYPRLLPLHSLPHEQPTPLRASIDKMNERGVYLLENGVHMLVWVGSQAAGDWVRDVFGVDGPHALDTSVTELPARDNDTSEAVRDVLRDATRRRRSAMRLTVMRQHDKLEAVLRHFLVEDRGVDGSASYVDFLCHVHKEIRDLL from the exons ATGATGAATCCACAATATTCTCCGCCTGGGCAAAACAACAATGCACCAAGTAATCCCTTGGGGTTCCCTCCATCATCACAAGAATACAATGGGGTTCCAAATGCCAATATATATAGTCAAATGCCACCAAGTGGACCCATGGGAAAACCTCTAGAAAATGATATGAACCAGAAAATGCAGAATATGACATTAAATGGTCCTCCAGGCTTCCAAAGTATTCCATCATCTCAACTTCCACCTGGCCAGTTTCCtccaacttcaaattttaatgCGCAAGTTCCACCGGGTTTTAAACAAATGCAACCTGGTAGACCTTCAATTGGTGATGCTCCTCAGCAATTTCACCCTACAAATAGCCAAATGCCACCATTATCTGCATCTGGACCTCAAGGACCTGGCTTAGATAACTCAACACATAGTTCAAAACCATCACCTTCACCAGGTTTTGTAAATCAACCTGACATAGCTAATAAATCAGAGCATGTGTCGAGAATGCCACAGATTCCTGGTCAAAACCAATCTAATCAAGGTGGAATGCAACAGCAAGGACCTGGACAATTAAGTCGTGAATCTACACCTGGtctaaatcaaaatcagttttcACAGGCAAGTGCTATGTTTGGGCCACCATCTGCTTCTAAACAAGCAGCTCAGTTGGGACAGCAGAGCCAAGCAAATTCTATGCCTTCATCAGAACAGCAAGGCCTACATTCAGGAAACTACACTCAAGCATTACCCCCACATTCTCAGCCTAGTATGCAACCTGCAATGCAGAAAAGTGGCTTACCTCCACAATTAAATCAACCAAATATGCTTCAGCAATCACCATCTGTGCCAGCTCCTCAATCAGGAGAAGTATCTCAACCAGGATTGAATAGGCCTCCAGGAATGCTACCACAAACGGGAATGCCTCCTCAGCAACAGTCACTTCATCAAGGCATGCCATCCCAACAAACGGGAATGAAACCGGGAATGCCACAACAGCTGGCAATGTCTCAACAACAAGGAATGTTTCCTCAGTCAGGGATGGCTTCACAGCAAGGAATGCCTCAACAACTGATACAACAGCCTGTTATGAATGCGCCTCAAGCCAACATGCCACCCAAGGCAAATCAATCAGGTCTGCCCCCTATACCAGGGTTGCATCCTCAACGAGCAACACCATCTCAACAAGGAATGCCGCCACAACCAGGAATGCCACTGCAACAACGAATGGCACAGCAACCAGGAATGCCCTCGCAACCAGGAATGCCCCCTCAACCAGTACTGCATCAGCAGACTAGAATGCCCCCACAACCAGGAATGCCTCCTCAACCGGGGTTACCACCGCAACCAGGAATGCCTCGTCAACAAGGGATGCCTTCTCAACCAGGGATGCAGCCACAACAAGGAATGCCTCCTCAACCAGGGATGCCGCCACAACCAGGAATGCCTCCTCAACCAGGAATGCCTCCTCAACCAGGGATGC CTCCATCATCACAATACAATCAATACAGTCCGTCTCTACCCGGCATGCCACACATGCCGCCGCCGCTGTCCCAACAACCACAGTATCCTGCACAGAATCAAAGTGGTTATAATGGACCGCCTTCAAATGCACAGTACCCAG GAGTGGCGGGCCAGCAGCAGGGCTACGCGCCCGGTTCGGGCTATCCCCCCCCGTTCCCCGCGCAGCAGGCCGGCTACGGGCAGCAATACCAACAGCCGCCACAGAAGAAACTTGACCCGGACCAGATGCCGAGCCCG ATCCAAGTGATGCTAGATGACCAGCAGAACCGCGGCGGTGTGTTCGTCACCAACGACAAGGGGCTGGTACCGCCGCTCGTCACTACAGACTTCATCGTTGACGACAGGGGAAATGCTA GTCCAAGGTTCATCAGGTCTTCGATGTACAGTGTGCCGGTGACGGCTGATCTACTGAAGCAGACCGCGATTCCCTTCTGCTTGGTG ATATCCCCAATGGCGGAGACCGTAGGCAGCGAACAAGAGCCGCCGTTGATAGACTTCGCGGCGCTAACCGGCTCGTCTGCGATGGGCCCCGTTCGCTGCAGTCGCTGCAAGGCCTACATCTGTCCCAATATGAAGTTCATCGACTCAGGCAGACACTTCAAGTGCTCCTTCTGCAAGGCTACCACAGAAG TGCCAATGGAGTACACGCAGTATATCAACACGATGCAGCAGTATGGCCGTACGCCAGCCGAGCTCGCGTTAGGCGCCTACGAGATAGTGGCCACCAAGGAGTACTGCCGG AATAACACGCTGCCGAACCCACCTGCCGTTGTGTTCGTGATCGATGTGTCCTACAACTCAGTGAAGAGCGGTTTGCTACACACCATATGTAACAACATCATGGATATCATACAG tcAATGCCGAAGGACGAAAATACACAGAAATGCATGACCCGAGTTGGCTTCATCACATATAGCTCCACCGTACACTTCTACAACATTAAG gGCAGTTTAGGGCAGCCACAGATGCTGTCGGTGGGTGACGTGGCTGACATGTTCGTGCCGCTGGTTGAAGGGTTCCTGGTGGATGCGGAAGGCAGCGCCGCCGTGCTGGAAGCGCTCCTGCAGCAGATCCCGGCGCAGTTCGCCGACAATAAGCAGACTGAGATAGTGCTGCTACCCGCCGTGCAG GCAGGACTGGAGGCGTTGAAAGCCGCTGAGACGAGCGGACAGCTGCTCGTGTTCCACACGTCGTTGCCGACGTACAACGCGCCGGGGAAACTGATCAACAGGGAAGACAGGAAACTGCTCGGCACTGACAAGGAGAAACAGATATtaa GTCCGCAGACGACGGCGTACAACGAGCTGGGTCAGAGCTGCTCGGCGGCCGGCGTGTGTGTTGAGTTGTTCATTTGTAATAACTCATACGGCGACCTGGCCACCGTAGGCCAGCTGGCGAGACTCACCGGCGGACAGGTGCACAAGTACACGTACTTCACG GCTGATACCGACGGCGAGCGTCTGTGCCGCGACGTTCAGCGCGTGGTGAGCCGGAACAACGCGCACGACGCGGTGATGCGCGTGCGCACCTCCACCGGCGTGCGTGCCACCGACTTCTACGGACACTTCTTCATGTCCAACACCACTGACGTCGAGCTAGCTGCTGTCG ACGCAGACAAGGCGATAGGTGTTGAAATAAAGCACGACGACAAGTTGACGAGTGAGGACGGTGTGTACATCCAGGTGGCGCTGCTGTACACGCACCGCTCGGGCCAGCGGCGCCTGCGCGTGCTCAACCTGGCGCTGGCCGTGGCGCACCAGCTGGCTGACGTGTACCGCTCCGCAGAGCTCGACGTGCTCGTCAACTTCCTCACCAAgcaag CCGTGTGGGCCAGTCGCGAGACTCCGCCGCGTGCGATCCGTGACGGGTTGACGGGGCGCTGTGCTCGCTCGCTGGCCGCGTACCGGCGCCACTGTGCCTCGCCGTCGTCCGTGGGCCAGCTGGTGCTGCCAGAGTCCATGAAGCTGCTGCCGCTCTACACCAGCTGTCTGCTGCGATCCGACGCCATCGCTGGCG ggCCCGACCTGACGTGCGACGACCGGTCGTGCGCCCAGTACCGCGCGCTCACGGCCGACGTGGGTCTGTCCGTGGTGTACACGTACCCGCGCCTGCTGCCGCTCCACTCGCTGCCGCACGAGCAGCCCACGCCGCTGCGAGCGTCCATCGACAAGATGAACGAGCGCGGCGTCTACCTGCTGG